The proteins below are encoded in one region of Pseudomonas putida NBRC 14164:
- the cydB gene encoding cytochrome d ubiquinol oxidase subunit II, whose product MGIDLPLIWAVIIIFGVMMYVVMDGFDLGIGMLFPFVKGEQDRDVMMNTVAPVWDGNETWLILGGAGLFGAFPMAYAVVLEALYLPLILMLMGLIFRGVAFEFRFKATADKRHIWDKAFIGGSLVATFFQGVALGAFLEGFKVVDRHFAGGTLDWLTPFSLFCGVGLIVAYTLLGCTWLIMKTEGPLQQKMHDLARPLALVLLVVIGIVSLWTPIAYPQIADRWFSMPNLIWFMPVPLLVVVTFYGLLKAVARNANYTPFLLTLVLIFLGYSGLGISLWPNIIPPSISIWDAAAPPQSQGFMLVGTLFILPFILMYTFWSYYVFRGKVTHEDGYH is encoded by the coding sequence ATGGGTATCGACCTTCCGCTGATCTGGGCCGTGATCATCATCTTCGGCGTCATGATGTACGTGGTGATGGACGGGTTCGACCTGGGGATCGGCATGCTGTTCCCCTTCGTCAAGGGCGAGCAGGACCGTGATGTAATGATGAACACCGTCGCCCCGGTGTGGGACGGCAACGAAACCTGGCTGATCCTGGGTGGTGCCGGGCTGTTCGGGGCGTTCCCTATGGCCTATGCCGTGGTACTCGAAGCCCTGTACCTGCCACTGATCCTGATGCTGATGGGCTTGATCTTCCGCGGCGTGGCCTTCGAGTTCCGCTTCAAGGCCACGGCCGACAAGCGGCATATCTGGGACAAGGCGTTCATCGGCGGCTCCCTGGTCGCCACCTTCTTCCAGGGCGTGGCCCTGGGTGCCTTCCTTGAGGGCTTCAAAGTGGTCGACCGTCATTTTGCCGGTGGCACCCTCGACTGGCTCACCCCGTTCAGCCTGTTCTGTGGCGTGGGGTTGATCGTTGCCTACACCCTGTTGGGGTGCACCTGGCTGATCATGAAGACCGAAGGGCCGCTGCAACAAAAGATGCATGACCTGGCCCGGCCTCTGGCGCTGGTACTGCTGGTAGTAATCGGTATCGTCAGCCTGTGGACGCCGATCGCTTATCCACAGATCGCCGACCGCTGGTTCAGCATGCCTAACCTGATCTGGTTCATGCCGGTGCCGCTGCTTGTAGTGGTGACCTTCTACGGGCTGCTCAAGGCAGTGGCGCGCAATGCGAACTACACGCCGTTCCTGCTCACCTTGGTGCTGATCTTCCTCGGCTACAGCGGCCTGGGGATCAGCCTGTGGCCGAACATCATCCCGCCGTCGATTTCGATCTGGGATGCCGCAGCGCCACCGCAAAGCCAGGGCTTCATGCTGGTGGGCACACTGTTCATCCTGCCGTTCATCCTCATGTACACCTTCTGGAGCTACTACGTGTTCCGCGGCAAGGTGACCCACGAAGACGGCTATCACTAG
- a CDS encoding DUF2474 domain-containing protein, which translates to MMTGKHGLEEKKPLWQRLGWLVLIWAMSVAALGVAAWVMRLFMGAAGLTTH; encoded by the coding sequence ATGATGACCGGCAAACATGGCCTGGAAGAGAAGAAACCGCTGTGGCAGCGACTGGGTTGGCTGGTGCTGATCTGGGCAATGAGCGTTGCGGCCCTGGGGGTGGCAGCATGGGTGATGCGGCTTTTCATGGGGGCTGCGGGCCTTACCACCCATTGA
- a CDS encoding methyltransferase — protein MPLLTTPYAELDLIRQPEQANDPLQAFDAADEYLLAQLHAQAPDATCRVLVLNDSFGALAASLAGRLQVVSSGDSHLAHLALEKNLARNGLPFDSVPFVPASERWQGPFDRVLVRVPKTLALLEEQLIRLQGHLAPGAQVIAGAMIKHLPHAAGDLMEKYIGPVQASLAQKKARLLTATLAERPVARSPYPSRYRLDAPALELVNHANVFCREGLDIGTRAFLPHLPRDLGNARVADLGCGNGVLAVASALTNPDAQYTLVDESYMAVQSAQENWQAALGERPATFVAADGLAGVEKQSLDVVLCNPPFHQQQVVGDFLAWRMFQQAREALVVGGALYIVGNRHLGYHSKLARLFRGVEQVAATPKFVILKARK, from the coding sequence ATGCCCCTGTTGACCACCCCCTACGCCGAACTCGACCTGATCCGCCAGCCGGAACAGGCCAACGACCCGTTGCAGGCTTTCGATGCCGCCGACGAGTACCTGCTTGCGCAGTTGCACGCACAGGCGCCCGACGCCACCTGCCGGGTGCTGGTGCTCAATGACAGCTTCGGTGCCTTGGCGGCCAGCCTGGCAGGCCGGCTGCAGGTGGTCAGCAGCGGCGATTCGCACCTGGCGCACCTGGCCCTGGAAAAGAACCTGGCGCGCAACGGCTTGCCGTTCGACAGCGTGCCCTTCGTACCGGCCAGCGAACGCTGGCAAGGCCCGTTCGACCGGGTGCTGGTGCGCGTGCCCAAGACCCTGGCCTTGCTTGAAGAACAACTGATCCGCCTGCAGGGCCACCTGGCGCCTGGCGCGCAAGTGATTGCCGGGGCGATGATCAAGCACTTGCCACACGCAGCCGGCGACCTGATGGAAAAGTACATTGGCCCGGTGCAGGCCTCGCTGGCCCAGAAAAAGGCCCGTCTGCTGACCGCAACGCTCGCCGAACGGCCGGTAGCCCGCTCGCCCTACCCGAGCCGCTACCGCCTCGACGCGCCAGCACTGGAGCTGGTCAACCACGCCAACGTGTTTTGCCGTGAAGGCCTGGATATCGGCACCCGGGCATTCCTGCCGCATTTGCCACGCGACCTGGGCAACGCGAGGGTGGCAGACCTGGGCTGCGGCAATGGCGTGCTGGCCGTTGCCAGCGCCCTGACCAACCCGGATGCCCAGTACACGCTGGTCGACGAATCGTACATGGCGGTGCAATCAGCGCAGGAAAACTGGCAAGCCGCGCTGGGCGAGCGCCCGGCGACTTTTGTCGCGGCTGATGGGTTGGCAGGGGTGGAGAAGCAGTCGCTCGATGTGGTGCTGTGCAACCCGCCGTTCCACCAGCAGCAGGTGGTGGGCGATTTTCTCGCCTGGCGCATGTTCCAGCAGGCGCGTGAGGCGTTGGTGGTAGGTGGGGCGTTGTATATCGTGGGTAACCGGCACCTGGGCTATCACAGCAAGCTGGCGCGGTTGTTCCGGGGGGTGGAGCAGGTGGCGGCGACGCCCAAGTTCGTCATCCTGAAAGCCCGCAAGTAA
- a CDS encoding autoinducer binding domain-containing protein: MLHWNPEHLQAFVNERSPRKLFDIAVHLAQDLGMEYLGLNMRIQIATQTPRVYLYSNYPAEWIERYQRDEFYKQDPAANVSHSSTMPVLWTDELYREAPQFREAACLYGLRHGWTQSLHDLQHNESQISVARPAEKIDIVELYGKAGSVQWLCHTLHAVLGEHHLNALCPSQPKMSERELEVLKWSAAGKTAADVACILSLSQSTVNFHIRSVITKTNAANKAGAIAIAALRGWI, encoded by the coding sequence ATGCTTCACTGGAATCCCGAACACCTTCAGGCGTTCGTCAACGAGCGCAGCCCACGGAAGCTGTTCGACATCGCGGTACATCTGGCACAAGACCTGGGCATGGAATACCTCGGCTTGAACATGCGCATCCAGATCGCCACTCAGACACCCAGGGTGTACCTCTACAGCAACTATCCGGCTGAGTGGATCGAGCGCTACCAGCGCGATGAGTTCTACAAGCAGGACCCGGCCGCAAACGTCAGCCATAGCTCGACCATGCCGGTGCTGTGGACCGACGAACTGTATCGTGAAGCCCCGCAGTTTCGCGAAGCGGCCTGCCTGTACGGCTTGCGCCATGGCTGGACGCAATCACTGCACGACCTGCAGCACAACGAGAGCCAGATCAGCGTGGCCAGGCCAGCCGAAAAGATCGACATCGTCGAGCTTTACGGCAAGGCCGGCAGCGTGCAGTGGCTGTGCCATACCCTGCATGCGGTACTCGGCGAACACCACCTGAATGCACTGTGCCCATCGCAACCGAAAATGAGCGAGCGTGAACTGGAAGTGCTGAAATGGTCGGCCGCCGGCAAGACCGCAGCCGACGTGGCCTGCATTCTCTCACTGTCGCAGAGCACGGTGAACTTCCACATTCGCAGCGTCATCACCAAGACCAACGCCGCCAACAAGGCCGGCGCCATCGCCATCGCCGCCCTGCGTGGCTGGATCTGA
- a CDS encoding ferredoxin--NADP reductase, whose amino-acid sequence MTASAEKFTRQNLLDVQPLTPNLFSLRVTRDAGFRFRSGQFARLGVTKADGSVVWRAYSMVSAPHDEHLDFFSIVVPGGEFTSELSRLGAGDTLLIDRQAFGFLTLDRFVGGRDLWLLATGTGIAPFMSILQDFEAWERFDSIKLVYSVREAKELAYVDEIAGLEQRDYLAEYAGKLQFIPVVTREQHPGALNERITTLIENGELEKAAGLELSPEHSRVMLCGNPEMIDETRKVLKARDLQLSLSKRPGQVAVENYW is encoded by the coding sequence ATGACCGCTAGCGCCGAAAAGTTCACCCGCCAGAACCTGCTCGATGTTCAGCCGCTCACGCCGAACCTCTTCAGCCTGCGGGTTACGCGCGATGCAGGGTTCCGCTTTCGTTCCGGCCAGTTCGCCCGCCTGGGCGTGACCAAGGCCGATGGCAGCGTGGTGTGGCGCGCCTACTCCATGGTCAGCGCACCGCATGACGAGCACCTCGACTTCTTCTCCATCGTGGTGCCAGGCGGCGAGTTCACCAGTGAGCTGAGCCGCCTGGGGGCGGGTGATACCTTGCTGATCGACCGCCAGGCTTTTGGCTTCCTTACCCTTGACCGCTTCGTGGGTGGCCGCGACCTGTGGCTGCTGGCGACCGGCACCGGAATTGCGCCATTCATGTCGATCCTGCAGGACTTCGAGGCCTGGGAGCGTTTCGACAGCATCAAGCTGGTGTATTCGGTGCGCGAAGCGAAAGAGCTGGCCTACGTGGATGAAATCGCCGGGCTGGAGCAGCGCGATTACCTGGCTGAGTACGCCGGCAAGTTGCAGTTCATTCCGGTGGTGACCCGTGAGCAGCACCCGGGGGCACTGAATGAGCGCATTACCACGCTGATCGAGAATGGCGAGCTTGAGAAGGCAGCAGGGCTGGAGCTGTCGCCGGAACATTCGCGGGTGATGCTGTGCGGCAACCCGGAGATGATCGACGAGACGCGCAAGGTGCTGAAGGCGCGTGACCTGCAACTGAGCCTGAGCAAGCGGCCGGGGCAGGTGGCTGTGGAAAACTACTGGTAA
- the mscL gene encoding large-conductance mechanosensitive channel protein MscL has protein sequence MGMISEFKAFAVKGNVVDMAVGIIIGAAFGKIVSSFVGDVVMPPLGLLIGGVDFSDLAITLKAAEGDIPAVVLAYGKFIQTVIDFLIVAFAIFMGVKAINRLKREEAVAPTVPPVPSAEETLLTEIRDLLKTQNQNRLP, from the coding sequence ATGGGCATGATCAGTGAGTTCAAGGCCTTCGCGGTCAAAGGCAATGTCGTCGACATGGCGGTCGGTATCATCATCGGCGCAGCCTTCGGCAAGATCGTCTCGTCCTTCGTCGGAGACGTGGTCATGCCGCCACTGGGTCTGTTGATCGGTGGGGTGGACTTCAGCGACCTGGCCATTACCCTGAAGGCTGCCGAAGGTGACATTCCGGCAGTGGTGCTGGCCTATGGCAAGTTCATCCAGACCGTGATCGACTTCTTGATCGTTGCCTTTGCCATCTTCATGGGGGTGAAGGCAATCAACAGGCTCAAGCGCGAAGAAGCTGTGGCACCGACTGTGCCGCCAGTGCCTTCGGCTGAAGAAACCCTGTTGACCGAGATTCGCGATTTGCTCAAGACGCAAAACCAGAATCGGCTGCCTTGA
- the radA gene encoding DNA repair protein RadA yields MAKAKRLYGCTECGATFPKWAGQCGECGAWNTLVETMIESGGAAAPSTGRAGWTGQQAQIKTLAEVSVEEIPRFTTSSTELDRVLGGGLVDGSVVLIGGDPGIGKSTILLQTLCNIAVGMPALYVTGEESQQQVAMRSRRLGLPQDKLKVMTETCIETIIATARVEKPRVMVIDSIQTIFTEQLQSAPGGVAQVRESTALLVRYAKQSGTAIFLVGHVTKEGSLAGPRVLEHMVDTVLYFEGESDGRLRLLRAVKNRFGAVNELGVFGMTDRGLKEVSNPSAIFLNRTQEEVPGSVVMATWEGTRPMLVEVQALVDDSHLANPRRVTLGLDQNRLAMLLAVLHRHGGIPTHDQDVFLNVVGGVKVLETASDLALLAAVMSSLRNRPLAHGLLVFGEIGLSGEVRPVPSGQERLKEAAKHGFKRAIVPKGNAPKESPAGLQVIAVTRLEQALDALFE; encoded by the coding sequence ATGGCCAAGGCCAAGCGCTTGTATGGCTGCACCGAGTGCGGCGCGACCTTCCCCAAATGGGCCGGCCAGTGCGGCGAATGCGGGGCCTGGAACACCCTGGTCGAAACCATGATCGAGAGCGGCGGTGCCGCAGCGCCCAGTACTGGCCGCGCCGGTTGGACCGGGCAGCAAGCGCAGATCAAGACCCTGGCCGAAGTCAGCGTCGAGGAAATCCCGCGCTTCACCACCAGCAGCACCGAACTGGACCGCGTGTTGGGCGGCGGCCTGGTTGATGGCTCGGTGGTGCTGATTGGTGGCGACCCGGGCATCGGCAAGTCGACCATCCTGCTGCAGACCTTGTGCAACATAGCCGTGGGCATGCCGGCGCTGTATGTTACGGGTGAGGAGTCGCAACAGCAGGTGGCCATGCGCTCGCGGCGCCTGGGCTTGCCCCAGGACAAGCTCAAGGTGATGACCGAAACCTGCATCGAAACCATCATTGCCACGGCACGCGTCGAGAAACCGCGGGTGATGGTGATCGACTCGATCCAGACCATCTTCACCGAGCAATTGCAGTCGGCACCCGGCGGCGTGGCCCAGGTGCGTGAGAGCACGGCGCTGCTGGTGCGTTACGCCAAGCAGAGCGGCACGGCGATCTTCCTGGTCGGCCACGTGACCAAGGAAGGCTCGCTGGCCGGCCCGCGGGTACTGGAGCACATGGTCGATACCGTGCTGTATTTCGAAGGTGAGTCCGACGGCCGCCTGCGCCTGTTGCGAGCGGTGAAAAACCGCTTTGGCGCGGTCAACGAACTGGGCGTGTTCGGCATGACCGACCGGGGCCTGAAAGAGGTGTCCAACCCGTCGGCTATCTTCCTTAACCGTACCCAGGAAGAAGTGCCGGGCAGTGTGGTGATGGCGACCTGGGAGGGCACCCGGCCAATGCTGGTCGAGGTACAGGCACTGGTCGACGACAGCCACTTGGCAAACCCGCGCCGGGTAACCCTGGGCCTGGATCAGAACCGCCTGGCCATGTTGCTGGCGGTGCTGCACCGCCACGGCGGTATTCCCACCCATGATCAGGACGTATTCCTCAACGTGGTGGGCGGTGTGAAGGTGCTGGAGACGGCTTCGGACCTGGCATTGCTGGCGGCGGTGATGTCCAGCTTGCGTAACCGGCCACTGGCCCATGGGCTGCTGGTGTTTGGCGAGATCGGCCTGTCGGGCGAGGTGCGGCCGGTGCCCAGTGGCCAGGAGCGGTTGAAGGAAGCGGCCAAGCATGGTTTCAAGCGCGCCATCGTGCCCAAGGGCAATGCGCCGAAAGAGTCGCCGGCGGGGCTGCAGGTTATTGCCGTCACCCGCCTGGAACAGGCCCTGGATGCATTGTTCGAGTAA
- a CDS encoding nucleobase:cation symporter-2 family protein translates to MTTSPSTSPAKRPEDENLGLGANLAYGLQHVLTMYGGIVAVPLILGQAAGLNGAEIGMLIAASLFAGGLATLLQTLGLPFFGCQLPLVQGVSFAGVATMGAILSSEGGGGLPGVLGAVMAASLIGFLITPVFSRITKFFPPLVTGIVITTIGLTLMPVAARWVMGGNSASPEFGSVANIGLAGLTFAIVLLLSKLGSATISRLSILLAMVLGTLIAWALGMTDFSKVTEGAMFAFPTPFHFGMPEFHIAAILSMCIVIMVTLVETSADILAVGEIIDTKVDSKRLGNGLRADMASSILAPIFGSFTQSAFAQNVGLVAVTGVKSRYVVATGGVILVVLGLLPVMGRVIAAVPTPVLGGAGIVLFGTVAASGIRTLSKVSYKNNVNLIIVAASLGFGMIPIAAPTFYHHFPNWFETIFHSGISSAAIMAILLNLIFNHFTTGNSENQSVFAAAYERTIQYSDISALRDGDYFKDGKLFDAEGNEVPLLELDEHGNQTVRRAAVAEH, encoded by the coding sequence ATGACTACGTCCCCTAGCACGTCTCCCGCCAAGCGCCCCGAGGATGAAAACCTCGGGCTTGGTGCCAACCTGGCTTACGGTCTGCAGCATGTGTTGACCATGTACGGAGGGATCGTCGCGGTACCCCTGATCCTGGGGCAGGCCGCAGGCCTCAACGGCGCCGAAATAGGCATGTTGATTGCTGCCTCGCTGTTTGCCGGTGGCCTGGCCACCCTGCTGCAAACCCTCGGCCTGCCGTTCTTCGGCTGCCAGTTGCCGCTGGTGCAGGGCGTGTCGTTCGCCGGTGTGGCGACCATGGGGGCGATCCTCAGCAGCGAGGGCGGCGGTGGCCTGCCAGGCGTGCTCGGCGCCGTCATGGCAGCATCGCTGATCGGCTTCCTGATCACCCCGGTGTTCTCGCGCATCACCAAGTTCTTCCCGCCGCTGGTGACCGGTATCGTCATCACCACCATCGGCCTGACCCTGATGCCGGTGGCTGCACGCTGGGTGATGGGTGGCAACAGCGCCTCGCCGGAATTCGGCAGCGTGGCCAACATCGGCCTGGCGGGGCTGACCTTCGCCATCGTGCTGCTGCTGAGCAAGCTGGGCAGCGCGACCATCTCGCGCCTGTCGATCCTGCTGGCCATGGTGCTCGGTACCCTGATCGCCTGGGCGCTGGGCATGACCGACTTCAGCAAGGTCACCGAAGGTGCGATGTTCGCCTTCCCCACGCCGTTCCATTTCGGCATGCCGGAATTCCACATCGCCGCGATCCTGTCGATGTGCATCGTGATCATGGTCACCCTGGTGGAAACCTCGGCCGACATCCTCGCCGTGGGTGAGATCATCGACACCAAGGTCGACTCCAAGCGCCTGGGCAACGGCCTGCGCGCCGACATGGCATCGAGCATCCTGGCGCCGATCTTCGGCTCGTTCACCCAGAGCGCGTTCGCCCAGAACGTTGGCCTGGTGGCCGTGACCGGGGTCAAGAGCCGTTACGTGGTGGCCACGGGCGGTGTGATCCTGGTGGTGCTCGGCCTGCTGCCGGTCATGGGCCGGGTGATTGCTGCAGTACCGACCCCGGTACTGGGCGGTGCGGGCATCGTGCTGTTCGGCACGGTGGCGGCCAGTGGTATCCGCACCCTGTCCAAGGTCAGCTACAAGAACAACGTCAACCTGATCATCGTCGCCGCTTCGCTGGGCTTCGGCATGATCCCGATTGCCGCGCCAACCTTCTACCACCACTTCCCGAACTGGTTCGAGACCATCTTCCACTCGGGCATCAGTTCGGCGGCGATCATGGCCATCCTGCTGAACCTGATCTTCAACCACTTCACCACCGGCAACTCGGAAAACCAGTCCGTGTTCGCCGCAGCGTACGAACGCACCATCCAGTACTCCGACATTTCCGCACTGCGTGATGGCGACTACTTCAAGGATGGCAAGCTGTTCGATGCCGAAGGAAACGAAGTGCCATTGCTGGAACTGGACGAGCATGGCAACCAGACGGTCAGGCGTGCGGCAGTTGCCGAACATTGA
- a CDS encoding PilZ domain-containing protein produces MSDHDERRRFQRIQFDAPTRLCQGERCWEVKLLDLSLKGLLVESPKPWDPDLSQDFEAYILLNDEVTEVQMQVELRHEEPDRLGFICLYIDIDSMSHLHRLVELNVADSTEMMRELRELIE; encoded by the coding sequence ATGAGCGATCACGACGAACGCCGCCGTTTCCAGCGTATCCAGTTCGACGCCCCGACCAGGCTGTGCCAGGGCGAGCGTTGCTGGGAGGTGAAACTGCTCGACCTGTCCCTCAAGGGCCTGCTGGTCGAAAGCCCTAAACCCTGGGATCCCGACCTGAGCCAGGATTTTGAAGCCTACATCCTGCTCAACGACGAAGTGACCGAGGTGCAGATGCAGGTCGAACTGCGCCACGAAGAACCGGACCGGCTAGGCTTCATCTGCCTGTACATCGACATCGATTCGATGAGCCACTTGCACCGTCTTGTGGAACTGAACGTGGCCGACAGCACCGAAATGATGCGTGAGCTGCGCGAACTCATCGAATAA
- a CDS encoding carbon starvation CstA family protein, translating to MNNNNSLLRHIPWLALAVIGACALGVVALRRGEAINALWIVVAAVAIYLVAYRYYSLFIATKVMQLDPRRATPAVLNNDGLDYVPTNKHILFGHHFAAIAGAGPLVGPVLAAQMGYLPGTLWLIAGVVLAGAVQDFMVLFMSTRRNGRSLGDMVREEMGRIPGTIALFGCFLIMIIILAVLALIVVKALAESPWGMFTVMATIPIAMFMGIYMRYIRPGRIGEISVVGVVLLLASIWLGGVIAADPVWGPAFTFTGVQITWMLVGYGFVAAVLPVWLVLAPRDYLSTFLKIGTIVGLAIGILIIAPELKMPALTQFTDGTGPVWKGTLFPFLFITIACGAVSGFHALISSGTTPKLLDNETNARYIGYGGMLMESFVAIMAMVAASVIEPGVYFAMNSPAAVVGADVASVAQTVSSWGFLITPEQLEAVARDIGEHTILARAGGAPTLAVGIAQILHQVLPGENTMAFWYHFAILFEALFILTAVDAGTRAGRFMLQDLLGSFVPALKRTESWGANLLATAGCVAMWGYLLYQGVIDPLGGINTLWPLFGISNQMLAGIALMLGTVVLIKMKRQRYIWVTLLPAVWLLICTTAAGLIKLFDPNPAVGFLALAKKYSTALDAGQVLAPAKDIGQMQHVIFNAYTNAGLTILFLLVVFSILFFALKVGYGAWGRKERSDKETPFQALPDA from the coding sequence ATGAACAACAATAATAGCCTGCTACGCCACATTCCGTGGCTGGCGCTGGCAGTCATAGGGGCCTGCGCGCTGGGTGTGGTCGCCCTGCGTCGCGGTGAGGCAATCAACGCCTTGTGGATCGTGGTCGCGGCGGTGGCCATCTACCTGGTTGCCTACCGTTACTACAGCCTGTTCATCGCCACCAAGGTGATGCAACTGGACCCGCGCCGCGCCACCCCGGCGGTGCTCAACAACGACGGCCTGGACTACGTCCCGACCAACAAACATATCCTCTTCGGTCACCACTTCGCTGCCATCGCCGGCGCAGGCCCCCTGGTCGGCCCGGTGCTCGCCGCGCAAATGGGCTACCTGCCCGGCACGCTGTGGCTGATCGCCGGCGTGGTGCTGGCCGGTGCGGTGCAGGACTTCATGGTCCTGTTCATGTCCACCCGCCGCAACGGCCGTTCGCTCGGCGACATGGTGCGCGAGGAGATGGGCCGCATTCCGGGCACCATCGCCTTGTTCGGCTGCTTCCTGATCATGATCATCATCCTTGCGGTGCTGGCGCTGATCGTGGTAAAGGCCCTGGCCGAGAGCCCGTGGGGCATGTTCACGGTGATGGCGACCATCCCGATCGCGATGTTCATGGGCATCTACATGCGCTACATCCGCCCGGGCCGCATTGGCGAGATCTCGGTGGTTGGCGTGGTATTGCTGCTGGCCTCGATCTGGCTGGGCGGCGTGATCGCTGCGGATCCGGTCTGGGGCCCGGCGTTCACCTTCACCGGCGTGCAGATCACCTGGATGCTGGTGGGCTACGGCTTCGTCGCCGCAGTGCTGCCGGTGTGGCTGGTGCTGGCGCCGCGTGACTACCTGTCGACCTTCCTCAAGATCGGCACCATCGTTGGCCTGGCCATCGGTATCCTGATCATTGCGCCCGAGCTGAAAATGCCGGCGCTGACCCAGTTCACCGACGGCACAGGCCCGGTGTGGAAGGGTACCCTGTTCCCGTTCCTGTTCATCACCATCGCCTGTGGTGCGGTGTCGGGCTTCCATGCGCTGATCTCTTCGGGCACCACGCCCAAGCTGCTGGACAACGAAACCAACGCCCGTTACATCGGCTACGGCGGCATGCTGATGGAGTCGTTCGTGGCCATCATGGCCATGGTCGCCGCTTCGGTGATCGAACCGGGCGTGTACTTCGCCATGAACAGCCCGGCCGCCGTGGTGGGCGCAGACGTTGCGTCGGTGGCGCAGACGGTCAGCAGCTGGGGCTTCCTGATTACCCCTGAGCAGCTTGAAGCCGTCGCCCGTGACATTGGTGAGCACACCATCCTGGCCCGTGCCGGCGGTGCGCCAACCCTGGCAGTCGGTATCGCGCAGATCCTGCACCAGGTGTTGCCAGGTGAAAACACCATGGCCTTCTGGTACCACTTCGCGATCCTGTTCGAGGCACTGTTCATCCTCACCGCAGTCGACGCCGGTACCCGTGCCGGGCGCTTCATGCTGCAAGACCTGCTGGGCAGCTTCGTACCGGCACTCAAACGTACCGAATCGTGGGGGGCCAACCTGCTCGCCACCGCTGGCTGCGTGGCGATGTGGGGCTATCTGCTGTACCAGGGCGTGATCGACCCGCTGGGTGGCATCAACACCCTTTGGCCGCTGTTTGGCATCTCCAACCAGATGCTCGCCGGTATCGCCTTGATGCTCGGTACTGTGGTGCTGATCAAGATGAAGCGTCAACGCTACATCTGGGTCACCCTGCTGCCGGCCGTCTGGCTGCTGATCTGCACCACTGCTGCAGGGCTGATCAAGCTGTTCGACCCGAACCCGGCCGTTGGCTTCCTGGCCCTGGCCAAGAAGTACAGCACTGCGCTGGACGCCGGCCAGGTCCTGGCCCCGGCCAAGGACATCGGGCAGATGCAGCACGTTATCTTCAACGCCTACACCAACGCGGGCCTGACGATTCTGTTCCTGCTGGTGGTTTTCAGCATCCTGTTCTTCGCCCTCAAGGTCGGCTACGGCGCTTGGGGCCGCAAGGAGCGCAGCGACAAGGAAACCCCGTTCCAGGCCCTGCCTGACGCGTAA
- a CDS encoding YbdD/YjiX family protein: MFNDLGRLGKYLGQAARLMVGMPDYDNYVEHMQKTHPDKPVMSYEAFFRERQEARYGGKSGPKCC, encoded by the coding sequence ATGTTCAACGACTTGGGTCGACTGGGGAAATACCTGGGGCAGGCAGCCCGCCTGATGGTCGGCATGCCCGACTACGACAACTATGTCGAACACATGCAGAAGACGCATCCGGACAAGCCGGTGATGAGCTACGAGGCGTTCTTCCGCGAACGCCAGGAAGCCCGTTACGGCGGCAAGTCCGGGCCCAAATGCTGTTGA